The DNA region ccaaaaaaaaaaaaagaaagtatttgGCACTGAATAGAATGAAAAAATGACCTCTTCTCGTTACTGTTAATCTACATTCGATCTTAGTGTATACAAAACTCCgtattctattatttattttttaaattattaataaaaaaatatataatatgaaataGAGGACTATGATCGACATTGTGTTCTTTAATAATTATGAATTGTCCCCAAATCAACATGCAGGGTGGTCCACCAACCTAAGAACGCCTATCTATtcatttaggaaaattttgCTTGCGTGtataatattttgaatattcatgaccaaaataagaaaatttgatcTACATGTATATATAGTCAAATATGGTTGATTTAGTGGTCTTTTTATAATGAATACTGAAGTAGATTAGTGATTTAAAATAGTcctaaataaattttaactagGTGTGAAATTAAATACTACTAAGATGTTGTATTAATACTTATccaaaaaggaataaaatgtTGTACCATTGGTCAACTTTGTATAGTCATGCTAACgaatttttttagggtaattgttaataattcatttaaagaaagtttttatggctaaagaaaaaaaagtaatcaatattttgataattttttctattttctacaAAAGTGGTgtaaaaacttttataaaatagattattaatcaTTGTTCTAAGAGTACCCGTTAGTATGACTCAACTTTTTATTGTAATTCCAAAGGGCATTGTAGAAAACAAGATTTCATTGGAAGTGACCAAGCCATCTTTCATGCCAAAGAGCTAAAAGGAATGTCATTGTAATTATCAATATCATTATCATTGTCTTTGTCATCACCATCAACTCATCCATTAGGGGTAATATGATGACCCGACTCCTAATATCTCTGGATCGACTAGAGGGTAGATATTGCTAGATCATTAACTTGTTTGTGCCTTTCTATTTCTAGCATGTGTAACCTAAAAGATAAACCACTAGATAATTGGCATAAATATTAGATGACACGGAATCAAAATCTTAACTTCTACAACTAGTGATGTTCTATTCAACTATATGAATCATTAAGAATGTATCACAAAATGTGTCATCTTCACAAATTAATATCtactatatgatttattgatCAATACAATCTCATAGttgattttaattaaaaattttgagatttgtgAGTTGTGACTATAATTTAGGAACAGTATTTTAGGTTTAATATATTAGATTCTATAAATTGAATTCAAACACTTGgttgttttgaatttaatatacttattttatttgtcaatATAATTGTGTATAAATTCAATTGAGAAACTTAATAGACTACACTTAAGATATTATACCTAATTAATTTTACCAagttttgctaaaattttaattttttcatcttCTAGAAAGGCCTTTTATTAATTGGCTTACACCTTTTGAGTTGAAAATGCATCATTTCATTAATTAGCCACTACTgaatgtaattaattaattaatacataTTCCACTCTTGAAAATCCAGTGGGCATTCAtgtcttttataaaaaatccaTTGGATTTCCTTTGGCTTTTCAtctagaaaaggaaaaggaaaataaattaaagggAGTCATTTTCAacgttgagagagagagagagagagagagagagagagagaaagaaagggaaaggagTTGGCGTCTTTTGCCCTCCACGCAGCTTAAAACACGCAGTAGTAGATATAGACAGTCCCCTTGACACGTTTCCACCTTGTAAAAAATCcatttcctttttgttttagtaaagcagagaaatgatatatacatatatatagacaaagCAAAAACTCCAATTATATCCATCATATATACTCACATTTTAcacaccaagagagagagagagagaggagcatgatggttttgttgaataaaaattcacgagaggaagaaagataatagtagaaaaaggaaagaaagaaagcaagcaGTTGAGAAGGTAGCATAAACAAGCAGCTAGCTGGGCTTATCGCATGTTTGCTTCACGCAAGCAGCTAAATGTGATTGTGGGGGTTAAGGCTTTGCTCTCTCGCGTGGCTTTAAAGTCTTCCACTATCCTTTTATATCtcacccattaaaaaaaaaaaaaatcacccaaaaaCCACACCCACCAAACCCTAAAACTCCTCCTCCTGCTCCTTTTCAAGTCCTACCCCACAAACCCAATTATGtgataatcatcatcatcatcatcatcatcatataataccaaaaatttataagaagaaagaagagagagagagagagagagaaaaaacccacaaaatatatatacaaatgaGTGTAAACCCTACAAGTAGTggtggcagtggtggtggtggtggtggtggaagcTGTGGtagcggtggtggtggtggaggtggagggcCATGTGGGGCTTGCAAGTTTTTGAGGAGGAAGTGTGTGCCAGGGTGTATATTTGCGCCATACTTTGATTCAGAGCAAGGGGCTGGTCATTTCGCAGCTGTGCACAAAGTGTTTGGGGCAAGCAACGTGTCCAAACTTCTTTTGCATATACCGGTGCATAAGCGACTCGATGCGGTGGTCACAATATGTTATGAGGCACAGGCTCGGCTTAGAGATCCAGTCTATGGCTGTGTTGCTCACATCTTTGCTCTTCAACAACAGGTAATTAAGGCAGGCACTCCATGATCTTGATAAGGATGGTCATATATCTTGGTATTTATGGCTGAAAGACAATTATTTCTTGTTCTTATGCGTTTATAGTCTTACTTTATTACCTAAGCTTTATCAAGTAAATCCTTGAAAGATAGAAAGTGGGTTTATTCCAGTGATGATTTCTAATTTTTAGTAACGCTTCTTTCTATGACATGCATATATGTTTGACTATAATAATAGGATATTAAGAAAAGTGTTTTAGATATACggtgagttttatttttatttttattattttttaaaatcatcttaccaaaaaaaacttaatcacatctctctctctttcctttttctcaattgctaagttttttctttgtaaCTTTTCTTGTGAATTGGTAATATTGTAGTAACCAGAAACATTTCTCTTGATTTTGTTTGGAGTGATGACATATAATTTCCTAATCGTCAGCTGCCCAAAGTGTAAGAAACTAAACAGTAACGGAAGTCAAAACACCAATAGAACCatgcttttttcttcttttctagcCTTTCAAGTTAGGGTAGCAATAACttacatataattatatatatgtatataggGGTGTCATATAGCAATAATGTAATGGGAGGCTCTCAGTGGCCTCGATGAGAAACAAATGAATAGAAATTTGGCTAAAAAATTTAACAGAAAACCAAGGAAAAGTATAGGACATGCATGGGGTGCTTAGGAGACAATAATTTTGTGCTCTACTGAAATCTAGAAGGTCTTCTTAATTAACAAATCGTGGAGTCGGCGGTTACAACAGTGGCATAGCCTAAAGTGTATTTTTCTGAGCAAATTGTAGGTTTTGCTGCTATTAAGGAAATGGTCGGATTGTTGCTTCTTGGAGTTAGGCTTTTTTGTGAGGGACAAGTTCATCTCCTCTACCCACCATGTCCAATTGGTGGGGCTTTCCTAAAAGTGCACTATATTTATAATGGTAGTCTTACATTCTATTAACAAAGCAAGATTAGTACAATAAAAAGGCATGTTTGGCAGTTGAAATCATTTTCAAGCTTTCATTTCTTgttttcaatagtttttttttaaaaggaaaaagagtggaatcgccttctttttttttttttggtccttttTAGTCCTGTCATTTCAATTACATGGAAACACTTCATTTTCCAACTAAaccattttttataattggaaatgaatagatttgttttttaatattcagAAATGTCCTACAATGTGCGATCCCTATGTACCCAGGGTGGGGAATTTAGTCCTTAAATTGTGTTGAAGAGTTGCAGTTGTAAGTAACCAACACGTAGGTCTTCCAAAAGACTATATGTTTATTATATTGTTCAGGATTACATAATCTACATCTGCACTAGGTAAATCTTCTTGTCAATGTAAGTTTGTAGACTCCGGTAAGTGCTTGAGTATAAAGTATAAACTGATATAAATTAAACTAGATATGCACAATGAAATTTATGTTACTAGATCCGAGATCATTCCTtctcccaagaacagttatggagTAGAAAATTGATGTTATTGGTCCATCACTATGCTTATCCCTATGTCATAAGAATCCTTTATATGTTCGCAATGCCATGTTCTAGCACGCATATTTAAATCTTCATATTCTTTTAGtataaacaaagaaataaagcCTTAAATTTGCctaattgtcttttttttttccctccaacTTAAGAGGTTTGGTTCTAGAAGTCACTCTTTTGTAAAAAGCACTCAAAACTATGTTCATTATTGGACATTAAGATAaagacaattaaaaaaaaaaaaaaaaagcaatgtgCACAAGGGTGTAATTAGTTTAACCCAATACAAAGCGTCGGAACATTAATTAACCTAGGTTCAGGATGGCCTCCAAGCTATTGTTCCATTCAGCTTTGAACTGGACTTAAGCTTGACCCCCAAGATGATTGAGCATATTCTCGGGCCATGGCAATCATGCTTTAAATGATTATGAATGCAGATGCAAATTCAAGAACTAATGTTCTAATTCTATTCATCATAAAATAGAAGCTTAATTAATTAAGAATCTAAATTAGATCCTAATTGCACTCTAGTTTTGATCCCCACTAGGAGTTCCCTAAGATTACATAATACATGATTTTGGTAGATGAGATTGTGTATCTGTAGTTTATTCCCTATGAATAGATTCAAACGCCATACGTTGGTAAGGTTCCACGTCATAAAAAAAGTCattgaattataatttgatGTTAATTGCGTTAGGATTTTCAATGCACCCCAACTTCATGCTAAGTGTCCCTTCAATTATACTCTAATTTTGTATCAATAATATTTACACTCAAttttatgtaaatatatttGAAGAAAAGGACTAGATTTgaatttattctctctctctctctaaaattgtGGTGGTTTTTAATTGCACATATGAATAAGCAGAAGTAATAGACTAGTATTCTAATTATTTCGCTCAGTATAATAGGTTGAAATCTGCAATTGACATCATTTTGATAAAGAATATTGATCTAGAAGTGCTATCAACgataggaaaaaataaaattaaccatAACCCTAAACTATGAATTCGACTTTATGTTAGAAATTTATTTCCCACTTGCTTACTCTCATGGGTTGGGAGAGGTTTTACTGGGGTCGCCCGTGCCCTGGTTAAATGTGGTTTTGATCCTCATTGTTTATTAGTATGTAATATTTCTCCCCTTCTCCTTTGCGCTTGGGATGCATGGAAAATAGAATCTGTTCTAATTTTTCTAGTTAATGAATGTTcgatttaggaaaaaaaaaaaaaaaaaaattcaaccttgtgccttttattttctttgaaaggAAATGAATTATGACTTTAAGTTATTGTTGtatcttttcttgttttggtGAACTGTTTAAGCAGGTAGTGAATTTACAAGCAGAGCTCTCGTACTTACAAGCCCACCTTGCAACATTGGAGCTACCATCACCACTACCACCACACCCTCCACCACCTCCAACAATGATGACTCCGCCACCACTCTCAATCGCCGACCTCCCTTCAGCGTCCTCAGTGCCTGCCACGTTCGATTTGTCCTCTCTTTTCGATCCCATGGTGCAACCTTCATGGCCCATGCAGCAGCGGCCCATGGATCCACGTCAATTAGGAGGCAGTGGCACATCATCATCAGCTGGTGGCGGTGATCTACAAGCATTGGCACGAGAGCTCCTTCATAGACATGGCACTCCATCGCCCGGGTCTGTGCCATGCTCGAGTCCTTCACCATCACAATCATTCTCCAAATGAGAATATATCTTATTAACAAACACTTAGCTTGGGTTCTTGTTGATCAAATACTAGGAagagaacttgaattttcaggtttttttttaatgggcaaGTAATTTTAGTAACTGatttatattcctttttttttttttgattcacTAGTAATATTCAAAATTAGTTTATTCATGTAGACTTCCAACACTTgcgatatgtttttttttttttttgagataattttaacatataaggtccgctcctgataatagtcATTtgtcatcagatcaagacactaatcaatttttagtgtaaGCGGGGATCAAActcagatttcttattcaactatcagagactttatcagttgagctaactggaacccacatattttatatttaggttAAAATGCCATTTACATCCTTCTATGTGTGAAGTACTTTTAAATCAATCatttaattatgaaaatttacaatttatacCTCCTATAATAttacaataatattaattattacacAGAAATGATACTGCTTTTTActgcaaaataaaaacaatgttaTTTTTAGTCGggttaataataaaaatgttacaGACCTAATAGAAGAGgaatattattttcttgaaaatgacAGGAGGAATATGAGCATCATTATAATAGTCAATGGTGTatattgcaaattttgaaaGTCAAGTGACTGATTTAGAAGCAACTTTAAACTTAGAACATGTAAGTtacattttaaacttttaatgttaggatttttttacaaatttcatccttgaatttttatttatgtaaacATCAATTAAGTATATTTGCATTTCCATTTTCCAACTTGAACAATTAATTCCAGTGGATATTATTATGATTGTGACATATTAAACCTTTTGTTAATCTTTTcactaaatgaaaaaattaaattaccttATATGTACACATAATTTTGTCATatcattcatattttaaaatgacCTTATGTACTAATTTATCATGTccatttaagagagagagagagagagagagagagagagaggcttatCAGTTCCGAGTCCATTGTTGACTACTTTGTTAAATGGAGTATTCTTGTAAGTGAACCACTTAATacaaaaggaagaaaacaaaatacaataattGATGCTATTAGGAAAATAACTTGCAAAAACAGTACTGATGATATAGGATATGGACTAAATTGactcaaaaacacaatttcCAAAAAACTACTTGTTTAATTTAGAAACTTAGGATTAATCTCTAACACTCACATGAAAATTCAAGTATGGGATTTGTATATACCCCTTATTTctataatatttcaaaattgactTATCTAtcgaataataataataataattattgagCAATGACAGAATAGGGGTTGAAGGGGCACCAACACTTGTGACTCCCTTAAAATTAGTATGACTGCTCTCATAGGCGGTCTATtggatttattaaaaaaattaaaaaactctaTCATTAGGCCCTAAAAATGGTGGGTCTAGTGTGTCTAAgttgtattaattattatctttAAATATTAAAGGCCAAGTAACCTTTACCATTatctattaacaaaaaaaaaaaagaaaaaaaaaagagagtaaactTTAcctattgaattttttcttcttctatttttcaattattaatttcCTTTCCAATGTTATCATAAATGTTTTCTAATGATTATATACTACATCATGATTTCAAATAATTGACTTATCTATCGAATAatagttattgttattattgagCAATGACAGAATAGGGTTTAAAGGGGCACCAACACTTGTGACTCCCTTAAAATTAGTATGACTGCTCTCATAGGTGGTCTATtggatttattaaaaaaactaaaaaactctATCATTAGGCCCTAAAAATGGTGGGTCTAGTGGGTCTAGTGTGTCTAAgttgtattaattattatctttAAATATTAAAGGCCAAGTAACCTTTACCATTatctattaacaaaaaaaagagagagtaaacTTTAcccattgaattttttttcttctatttttcaattattaatttcCTTTCCAATGTTATCATAAATGTTTTCTAATGATTATATACTACATCAtgatttcaaataataataataaagttgtattaattattatctttatatattaaagGCCAAGTAACCTTTACCATTatctattaacaaaaaaaaaaaagagcaaactTTACccattgaattattattttttgtatttctatttttcaattattactTTCCTTTCTAACGTTATCATGAATGTTTTCTAAAGCTTATAAAAGTAAAGGccgaaacttaaaaaaaaaaaaaaaaggaattaaaaggaaaaaaagaaaagagggagCATTGACTCTCACAATATCCGAGTTACTACTTAAAGAAGACTTAGTTGAGTTGGGTATATTTATTACACTATATCAAGGAAGACTTAGTTAAGTTGGGTATAATTATTACACTATATCAAAGTCAAtttgttcttgaaattcttttaGCTTATTACATATTTATCAATTTAGGGGGAGAGGGGGATTCATTTCATTACATACATGCAAATTCgaatgaaaaaagagagaggacaTTTTTAgctccaaaaaatataaaagggaCTTCAAGGACCATACTAGTTGAGTCAGTTGACATGCTCCCCAACGTATAGTAAAGAAATAGAAGCAACTGAGGCAAACACATGCAAATCATGACCATcttattttgtaagaaatgacATACCAAATAACAAATGAAATTGTTTATCACCTTAGCACCCAATAGAACATAGAGCAAAAACAAATAAGCGTGAATAGTTAAGATCTCAAGGTACACAAATAGCTTCTTACATGTTAAAAAACCTAAGGAGTTAATATAAGTTGGTATGCTGATGCTGCCAGTTCATGCAAAAAGCGATGATTCATtccaattcaattcaattggCACCTGTTTAGAACTGTGGTTGACCTAAaggctcttttctttttcttttttttagcatttgaagCAACAAAAAACGAAGAATTTTTCAGAGGCATGTTTTAGCTCGATAATGCCAATCATTGCCTAGGTAGCTGAATATGGGAGCACGGTTGCTGGGACtgaaatcaaatcatcaatggAGTTCTATTTCACTTTAGAACACCTTTATTTGTTGCTAAGGTAGCTTAGTATGGGAGCACAGTTACACCATAAAGAAGCCTTCAAACAAATAATGATGTTCTACCACTCTGTTCCTAAAATTATATGACTAACCTGCCCTGTATCATTATACAAATAACCTCATCATAGAAAGTAAAATTTCCCAGTACTAAATAAACAGCTGCAGAAATACCAAGCTTTTGcaacaaaatattaatatatgcaCTGTAGTGAAGATACTTAAATCCTATTCCACACGAAACTCATCTAAATTCAACTGGTGCTTAAGGATCCAATCAAGTTAATTGGAGATGATCTTTTAACATCCAAACTCTAAGATGAGACTCATCAGCACATGGGGAATGAAGATATATACCCATCTGAATCCCCAAGACAGGCACTAGTTTGACCTCCATCTCTCATCATCGGACCTGGTGCCGTGATAACTCCTGACAGCTCTTCTTCCATATCAAAAGTGATTATGCACTGGTTCTTGGTCAACCAATAAACCTTCCTTTGATATGAAAATGTTTGTTCGTGTGAAGATTGTCCTTACAATGGCAAACTTCAAGGGAGATTTCTATTTTCCAGTTTCCAATGAATAAGGATGAGCTTATTTCTTTATGCTAATTtagtttttaggttttttttttttttttttacactttttatgtatctcattgtatttttttgtgtACTATTCAAGGGtcttattctattttatatttagttaacttttaactttttttttcctatacttttaacaaaaatttttaattttagttttagttaaataagttgtttctaAACGGATCTTAAATTACAAAGGAATAAAAACTTTGGTCATATTTTGACAGTAAAAATGctcattaattaaaaacaaagggCTAAGCTTGTTTAATGAAGAGCCAAATGGGCTGAAAGCAAATGCAAAGATGTGACCAACATGCCAATTAGTGGATCTTAAGGAAATACATTCCCTTGTCATTGGATTGCAAATGAAGATCTTTGGCAACTCTTGATCCCTAGATTGACGTCTCCCACAATGAATGAGTCCAGCACACAAACCCATTATGACAACACATTTTGCAGGAAAACTCTTGTATATGATCTCTGCAATACAATACTCGTCCGTTCCACCCAGTACTATTACCTTGAAACTCTGGAAACTGGTTAATAATGAGTTGATAAGGAAGATTTGAGATGCCGTTGAGTCTGGACCTTTGTTGGTGAACAAGTATAAAGGATGGATGAGATATAAGGTTCTTCCACCTCTTAGAGATGCACTTGAACCTCGAGAATTCCAAAGCAGAAGATCAAGATGAGATTTCAACTGCTAAATTATCATTTGAACAGATGGCCTCCATCTTTCTTTGAATAAAAGACTAGAGTCAGGTAAGCTATCTTTAGATTTGATTTGCTCcatattaaaactttaaaatccATAAGGTTCCTACATCTTCAGGCTGATCCCAGGTCAATCAATTccttttgtaaaatttgtttgatCCATTTAGAGCCATCCAAATAGGTTGTAGTTTTCTTAAGGGTGAACTCCTACATTTATACTATTTAGCACTAAAAATTCAGCTAAAAAATCAGCTTCTGTATAATTTATTAGAATTCTAGTAAGTTGACAAACTCAATGATGAGCTAGAGAGATTTCTATTTAGAATTGCTCGCAATAACTATACTTAAAAAGAAGTTCATTTATggtgaaaaattgtttttttttttttttttttaattttaagaaacaaattaaCTGTTTAACATACACacaattacacttttttttttgttagatgcTCACATATGTTAGTAagtcattttaagaaaattttaataccacttttatgaaaaatataaaaaactgtcaaaaagtcaattacttttttctcttcctataaaaagtttctaaaaatatttcctaaatcaATGGACTTAGGGGCATTGGTTAACTTTATTTCAAAactattctttaatattttttatcataacTCTGCACAGGAATTACTCAGTAGACAACATTGCACAAGAATTTTATAACTTtcatttttatgggaaaattttaTAACTTGTTATCACATAGATTCATACACTAATCCTAAACAATTCTGGAATTTTACACAACTAGACAGAACAGTAGAGCACTGGACAGATTGTTTAGTAAgagatt from Castanea sativa cultivar Marrone di Chiusa Pesio chromosome 6, ASM4071231v1 includes:
- the LOC142641239 gene encoding LOB domain-containing protein 30, with translation MSVNPTSSGGSGGGGGGGSCGSGGGGGGGGPCGACKFLRRKCVPGCIFAPYFDSEQGAGHFAAVHKVFGASNVSKLLLHIPVHKRLDAVVTICYEAQARLRDPVYGCVAHIFALQQQVVNLQAELSYLQAHLATLELPSPLPPHPPPPPTMMTPPPLSIADLPSASSVPATFDLSSLFDPMVQPSWPMQQRPMDPRQLGGSGTSSSAGGGDLQALARELLHRHGTPSPGSVPCSSPSPSQSFSK